The bacterium genome contains the following window.
ATCGCATGAGACTCGCCCTCGTCCTGCTCTGCACTTTCGTCTGCGGCTGCGGCAACTGCAATCCGGTCCACAACCCCGTCTCCTCCGAGTACCCCTGCGGCACCCGGGCGCATGCGTGCTCGACAGCGCCGCTGAGCTGCTGCTGGAACGATCTCGTGTGCGGCGGAGAGGTCGGCAGCGGGTGCCCGGCTGGGATGTGCTGCTACGGTGGGGACTCGTTCGCCGCGCGCCAGGACGGCGGCAACGCCGCACCGTCGAGGCAGTGGCAACCCTGAATCGTTGTGGTACTCTTGAAGCAGTGGCACCGGCTGACGCGGCCCCCCCCTCCGCGTCGTCGGTGCTGCTCTTTATCAGAAGCCCATGCGGAAGGGCGAGTTCGGATCACTCTCGTGGCGGATCTCGTCCACATCGCCATCGCGATTCATCCCCTTGTAAAGCCGGTCTGGGAAGTTCACGACGAGCCCTGGAACCGCGCCCACGTTGCGGTACCCGTGCACGACCCCCGGGGGAACGATCAGCATGCACGGGTTGGAATCGCCCATCCACAGCTTCATCGACTTGCCGTACGTGGGCGAGCCCTTCCGGTTGTCCCAGAGCATGATCAAGAAGTCTGACGGCCCTGTGAAGCAGAACATGTCCGTCTGCTCCTTATGCTCATGCGGCCCGCGGTCAACGCCGGGGCCGGTCATGGACAAGTAGCACATGGCAGGAACGGGGATGTTGTCGGACGCGAACTTCAGGTTCGCCCACTTCGCGCACCGCTTGATCTCGTCGTGCCTAAGAAGCTCGCACAGCCAGCCCCTATCGTCCGTGTGCTTGCTCAGGATCGCAAAGTATATACCCT
Protein-coding sequences here:
- a CDS encoding dTDP-4-dehydrorhamnose 3,5-epimerase family protein, with translation MELKKEGNWLEGIYFAILSKHTDDRGWLCELLRHDEIKRCAKWANLKFASDNIPVPAMCYLSMTGPGVDRGPHEHKEQTDMFCFTGPSDFLIMLWDNRKGSPTYGKSMKLWMGDSNPCMLIVPPGVVHGYRNVGAVPGLVVNFPDRLYKGMNRDGDVDEIRHESDPNSPFRMGF